Within the Streptomyces sp. R41 genome, the region GCGGATCAGGGGCTGTGGGACAACCGGGTTTCGGGGTGGGGTGGCAGGTGGTCCTCCGCCCAGTACGCCAGGGCCGCCAGCGGAATCAGGAACGCCCTGCCGTGCGCGGTGAGCGCGTACTGGGAGCGGAGCGGTGGCCCGGGGAGCACCGTGCGGGTGATGAGGCCCGCGGTAGCCAGTTCGTGGAGCCGGGGAGCATCCGGTCGCTGATGCCCGGCACCCGCTCGCGCACCTCGCCGAAACCGGCGGGGCCTTTGGCGAGTGCGGCGAGGACCAGCCCGCCCTCGGACTGTGGGCACAGCCCCCTCCACAAGGGAGCGATTGGCGGAATTGCGCCACTCCTCCCCGCCCAGGAAGGGCCACCAACAGCCCACCCCTGGCACAAATCTGACGGCAGGCACCGCCAGTCCGCCCACGTACGCGGTCACGGTTCGCCGGCTGCTTCGTCAGCGAACAGCCTGAAGAAGTCGGTCCTTGCCTAGAGCGCACTCCACCCCGTTGGCTAGTCAGTCATGAAGTACACGCAGCTCGGACGCACGGGACTCAAGGTCAGCCGGCTCGTCCTCGGCACCATGAACTTCGGTCCGCAGACCGATGAGGCCGACAGTCACGCCATCATGGACG harbors:
- a CDS encoding winged helix-turn-helix transcriptional regulator, with the protein product MTAYVGGLAVPAVRFVPGVGCWWPFLGGEEWRNSANRSLVEGAVPTVRGRAGPRRTRQRPRRFRRGARAGAGHQRPDAPRLHELATAGLITRTVLPGPPLRSQYALTAHGRAFLIPLAALAYWAEDHLPPHPETRLSHSP